CCGCCCACGCTGGCCATTAACAGAGCTTTGAAGAACCACCGCGTTTCCAGGTTCCGAGCCTAAATAAGTGTTTAAGAGTAGATGATGGATATTGTTTATATACGCGATCTGAAGGTGGATACCATTATCGGTATTTACGACTGGGAGCGGGAAGTGCGTCAGACCGTGAGCCTGGATCTGGAAATGGCATTCGATATCCGCGAGGCCGCACGCACCGATAATATCGAGCACACCCTCAACTACAAGGCGGTGGCCAAGCGCCTGATCGCTTTTATTGAAGGCAGTGAATTTCTGCTGGTGGAAACCATGGCCGAGCAGGCGGCGGCGATCGTGCGCGAGGAGTTCAACGTAAGCTGGTTGCGCTTGCGCCTGTCCAAACCCGGCGCGGTGCGCGGTGCCCGCGATGTGGGCGTGGTGATCGAGCGTGGTGACAAACAGTCTGCAGGGAGCTGATCATGGCAAGCGTTTACCTGAGTCTCGGCAGCAATATCGATCGCAGCAAGAACCTGTGTGCGGGTCTGGATGCGCTGGTGGCGCGCTTTGGTGACCTGACCATGTCGC
The Microbulbifer celer DNA segment above includes these coding regions:
- the folB gene encoding dihydroneopterin aldolase — its product is MDIVYIRDLKVDTIIGIYDWEREVRQTVSLDLEMAFDIREAARTDNIEHTLNYKAVAKRLIAFIEGSEFLLVETMAEQAAAIVREEFNVSWLRLRLSKPGAVRGARDVGVVIERGDKQSAGS